From a region of the Mycobacterium sp. SMC-8 genome:
- a CDS encoding RDD family protein yields MARSIGSWLSGPSQSDDSGQRASTYPGERLGFPESGPGSIARFGRRIGALLVDWLVSYGLAALAMTFGWVSLAALSTAVLVVWLVLGVVSVRLFGFTPGQLLLGLKVVPVDNRQHVGSGRALVRGLLITLVIPALFTDSDLRGLHDLATKTAVVRADRSAKPRSTDQLIAW; encoded by the coding sequence ATGGCCCGCAGCATTGGGTCCTGGCTGTCGGGACCGTCGCAATCCGACGACTCCGGTCAGCGGGCCTCCACCTATCCCGGCGAGCGTCTCGGCTTCCCCGAGAGCGGCCCGGGGTCCATCGCTCGATTCGGCCGCCGCATCGGTGCGCTCCTCGTCGACTGGCTGGTCAGCTACGGCCTCGCCGCGCTGGCGATGACGTTCGGTTGGGTCAGCCTGGCGGCGTTGTCGACGGCGGTGCTCGTCGTGTGGCTCGTCCTCGGCGTGGTGTCGGTGCGGCTGTTCGGTTTCACCCCGGGCCAGCTCCTGCTCGGCCTGAAGGTGGTGCCCGTGGACAACCGGCAGCATGTGGGTTCGGGCCGGGCGTTGGTGCGCGGTCTGCTCATCACACTGGTGATCCCGGCTCTGTTCACCGACTCCGATCTGCGCGGACTGCACGATCTGGCGACGAAGACCGCCGTGGTGAGAGCGGACCGCAGCGCTAAGCCTCGATCCACCGATCAGCTGATTGCGTGGTGA
- a CDS encoding DUF4191 domain-containing protein — MAKSRNPAEAKAAKAEAKAARKAASNQRRSQLWQAFQMQRKEDKRLLPYMIGAFVLIVGASVATGVYAGGFTMFMLIPLGIVLGALVAFIIFGRRAQKAVYRKAEGQTGAAAWALDNLRGKWRVTPGVAATGHFDAVHRVIGRPGVIFVGEGAANRVRPLLAQEKKRTARLVGDVPIYDVIIGNGEGEVPLAKLERHLNKLPANITVKQMDSLESRLAALGTKVGPAAMPKGPLPAQAKMRGVQRTVRRR, encoded by the coding sequence ATGGCGAAATCGCGTAACCCGGCCGAGGCGAAGGCCGCCAAGGCAGAGGCGAAGGCTGCCCGCAAGGCGGCGTCCAACCAGCGGCGCAGCCAGCTGTGGCAGGCGTTCCAGATGCAGCGCAAAGAGGACAAGCGGCTGCTGCCGTACATGATCGGCGCGTTCGTGCTGATCGTCGGCGCCTCGGTGGCGACCGGTGTGTACGCCGGCGGGTTCACGATGTTCATGCTGATCCCGCTGGGCATCGTGCTCGGCGCGCTGGTGGCCTTCATCATCTTCGGCCGGCGCGCCCAGAAGGCGGTGTACCGCAAGGCCGAGGGGCAGACCGGTGCGGCCGCGTGGGCGTTGGACAATCTGCGCGGCAAGTGGCGCGTCACTCCCGGCGTCGCCGCGACCGGCCACTTCGACGCCGTACACCGGGTCATCGGCCGTCCCGGTGTGATCTTCGTCGGAGAAGGCGCCGCCAACCGGGTCAGGCCGCTGCTGGCCCAGGAGAAAAAGCGCACCGCCCGTCTGGTCGGTGACGTGCCGATCTACGACGTGATCATCGGCAACGGTGAGGGCGAGGTTCCGCTGGCAAAGCTGGAACGCCACCTCAACAAGTTGCCGGCGAACATCACCGTCAAGCAGATGGACTCCCTGGAATCCCGCCTGGCAGCACTGGGCACCAAGGTGGGACCGGCCGCGATGCCCAAGGGCCCGTTGCCGGCGCAGGCCAAGATGCGCGGCGTGCAGCGCACCGTGCGCCGGCGCTGA
- a CDS encoding amidohydrolase, with product MCTACEWGPHFAAFGRRGSLTRRTVLRAAAVTAVVATASACATESTPLPQSTTADGADPDFVFHNGRVYTVTEAAPWAEAVAVTGDTITYVGDAAGAMALVGPDTQVVDLDGKLLMPGFVEGHIHPILGAFLSTGVDLQVPTAQDALDAIAAYASANPGGPVRGFGWRVDMFGPDGPTRAQLDRVLPDRPGFFFAIDGHSMWANSRALELAGVSRDSPDPIPGFSYYVRDEDGELTGYVLEVDAVLGLVNAIEPISAETMGRLLEQWLPKASEAGITSVFDAGVPPIGGDQSALIELYTDAARRGALPLRVVASYSVKSPPFDDAVARLTDIRNRVSTDLVDVGVVKIVGDGTQGGYTAWLLEPYADRPESIGGSPFTEQQWRQLVQQVDAAGLDIHVHACGERTARTALDSIEAAVKTNPPRDRRHTVAHLVYLEDPDARRFGELGVVAQFSANWLSADPDTVQNMAARYGKPRGDNLYRVQDVLRTGGPVSLGTDWPAAGYFSTYKPLDSIQIGVTRQLIGDPDAEVLAPADQRMTVEQAVHANTLGAAYQLRLDDKVGSVEVGKLADLIVLDRNIFEVDPRQISGATVTMTMMNGQIRHQA from the coding sequence ATGTGCACCGCGTGCGAATGGGGTCCGCATTTCGCGGCTTTCGGGCGACGGGGGTCCCTGACACGCCGGACCGTGCTGCGGGCCGCAGCCGTGACGGCCGTCGTCGCGACGGCATCGGCATGCGCCACCGAGTCGACTCCCCTCCCGCAGTCCACCACGGCCGACGGCGCCGACCCGGACTTCGTCTTCCACAACGGCCGCGTCTACACGGTGACCGAGGCGGCGCCGTGGGCCGAGGCCGTCGCGGTCACCGGTGACACCATCACCTATGTCGGCGACGCGGCCGGGGCGATGGCGCTGGTCGGTCCGGACACTCAGGTCGTCGACCTCGACGGCAAGCTGCTGATGCCGGGTTTCGTCGAGGGGCACATCCACCCGATCCTCGGCGCGTTCCTGTCCACCGGCGTCGATCTCCAGGTGCCGACCGCACAGGACGCACTCGATGCGATCGCGGCCTACGCCAGCGCCAACCCGGGCGGTCCGGTACGCGGATTCGGCTGGCGCGTGGACATGTTCGGCCCTGACGGGCCGACCCGGGCCCAACTCGACCGGGTGCTGCCCGACCGACCCGGGTTCTTCTTCGCGATCGACGGTCACAGCATGTGGGCCAACAGCAGGGCCCTGGAGTTGGCCGGCGTCAGCCGCGACTCGCCCGACCCGATCCCCGGATTCAGCTACTACGTGCGCGACGAGGACGGCGAGCTCACCGGTTATGTGCTCGAAGTGGACGCGGTGCTCGGCCTGGTCAACGCGATCGAGCCCATCTCCGCCGAGACGATGGGCCGGCTGCTCGAACAGTGGCTGCCGAAAGCATCCGAAGCGGGCATCACGTCGGTGTTCGACGCGGGCGTCCCGCCGATCGGCGGCGACCAGAGCGCACTGATCGAGCTCTACACCGACGCCGCGCGCCGCGGCGCGCTGCCGTTGCGCGTGGTGGCCTCCTACAGCGTGAAGTCACCGCCGTTCGACGACGCCGTCGCCCGGCTGACCGACATCCGCAACCGCGTCTCCACCGACCTCGTCGACGTCGGGGTGGTCAAGATCGTCGGCGACGGAACGCAGGGCGGTTACACGGCCTGGCTGCTGGAACCCTATGCCGACCGGCCGGAATCGATCGGCGGCTCCCCGTTCACCGAGCAGCAGTGGCGGCAGCTGGTGCAGCAGGTGGATGCGGCCGGTCTCGACATCCACGTGCACGCCTGCGGTGAACGCACCGCACGCACGGCACTGGACTCGATCGAGGCCGCGGTCAAGACGAACCCGCCGCGGGATCGTCGGCACACGGTCGCCCATCTGGTCTACCTGGAAGACCCGGACGCACGACGCTTCGGTGAGCTCGGTGTGGTCGCCCAGTTCTCCGCCAACTGGCTGTCCGCCGATCCCGACACGGTGCAGAACATGGCCGCGCGGTACGGGAAGCCCCGTGGGGACAACTTGTACCGGGTGCAGGACGTCCTACGAACCGGCGGCCCGGTGTCGCTGGGCACCGACTGGCCGGCGGCCGGGTACTTCTCGACGTACAAGCCGCTGGACTCCATCCAGATCGGGGTGACGCGACAGTTGATCGGCGATCCCGACGCTGAGGTGCTCGCACCGGCCGATCAGAGGATGACGGTCGAACAGGCGGTGCATGCCAACACCCTCGGCGCGGCCTATCAGCTTCGCCTCGACGACAAGGTCGGCTCCGTCGAGGTCGGCAAGCTGGCTGATCTGATCGTGTTGGACCGCAACATCTTCGAGGTCGACCCTCGTCAGATCAGTGGCGCAACGGTGACGATGACGATGATGAACGGGCAGATCCGCCATCAGGCTTAG